The genome window CGCCCACACTGGTGTAATTTTGGGCTACTTTTGGAGTACTTTTTCCTGGCATTCCAACTCCAAACTCCCAGCTTCTACCTTTTGGCGGTGATTTTTCTGCCCCAAAATATTTCTGCAAAAGTTCTTTCGGAAAAGGGAAAAGGGGTTCGCCTAGAACAACGCGCTAAATGAGACTCTTTTTGCACAGTTACGGGGCTGTTGGCGCATTTTCCCCATTCATGCATGGGAACCGTGGTTAATTCACCGGTTCGAGATGTTTCCTTATGTCCCCAAACAATGGCGGCAACATGTTTTTTTGAATGGCGTAATCGAACGCAGGCCGTATTGATAACACGGGAAATTAGAGCTTCTGCAAGGGGGCCTCATTGGCTCGCACCCAGGCGGCGATGTCGCTCACGTTTTGCCGGATGTTCCGACGCGGACGCCAAGGCGTGCGCGCAAACAGGCGCTGGCAATCGCCAATAAACAACCGCAAATCCGCCGGACGCGTTACCGGGTTCGAGGTGATGGGGACTTGTCGTCCGATGATTTCCTGGCAGAGGGCGGTCAGTTCCAGCAGCGAAGCGCTATGGTCGCGACCGCCGGCAACGTTGCCCAGCCAGCCATCCCAACGATCAAAGTTCTGAATCTGATCCAGGATTAATTCGCAGAGGTCCTGCACGTGGAGGAAATCCCGCACTTGTTTGCCCGCGCCGCCAAAGCCGATGTATGAGAGGGGACGGCCATAGTGATGCGCCATCACCCACAAGGAGAGAATGCCCTGATCCACTTTACCAAACTGCCACGGGCCGGCGATCACACCGCACCGATTGATGACCGTGCGCAAGTTAAAACTGGCACGATACTCTTCGATCAAGAGTTCCGCCGCGTACTTGGTGAATCCATAGAGAGAACGCGCGCCGGACATGTCCACCGCCTCACTGACCCCTTGGGAACTGATGCCAGGCACGCCGGCATCCAGCCATTCAAAGCGGGTTGCGCCTTCCTGCCAGGCATGGGACTGAAGCCGGTCCATCGGGTATACCCGGCTGGTGGAGAGGAAGAGAAACCCGCTATTCCATTGGCGCGCTTTTTCCAGGCAATGGTACGCGCCATTGAGGTTGGTGTGCATCAGGTAGTCGGGCGAACCTTCCAAACCAGCCAGCACCGATGGTTCCGCCGAGCACTCGATCAGGAAGTCAAACGGGCCAGTGGGGAACCCTTGTGGGTCGCGCACGTCACCCTTGAAGAATTCGATGCCCGCCGCTTGCAGCCGGGGCACATTCAATTCGGAGCCGCGCCGGTAGAGGTTATCCATGCAGACGATGGAGACGCCGGCGAGGTTCTGCTTCAGGGTTAACGCCAGGTTGGACCCCACAAAGCCGGCACCGCCAGTGATGAGAATGCGCATGAGGTTAGAGGCTAGTGTTTGCCGACGGCCTGGTAGATTTCGGAAAAGATGTCATCCAGTGATTTGGTGATACCCCAGCCCGGATAATGCGCCTGCATCTTCGCCAAGTCGCTGATATAGCAGATATGGTCTCCGGCCCGGTTCTGGTCCACGTACTCGAAATCCATCCGCTTGCCACTCAATGCCGCTGCCCGCTCGAACGCTTCCAGGATCGAGACGCTGTTCGCCCGCCCGCCCCCGATGTTGTACACCTCCCCGCACCGTGGCTGCTCAGCAAATGCATGGATGAACCGTGCCACATCCAGTGAGTGGATGTTGTCCCGCACCTGCTTGCCTTTATAGCCGTACACCTTGTACCGGCGTCCCTCCGCGTTGCATTTCACCAGGTAGCTCAAGAATCCGTGCAGTTCCACCCCGCTGTGGTTCGGCCCCGTCAGACACCCGC of Verrucomicrobiota bacterium contains these proteins:
- a CDS encoding NAD-dependent epimerase/dehydratase family protein, which translates into the protein MRILITGGAGFVGSNLALTLKQNLAGVSIVCMDNLYRRGSELNVPRLQAAGIEFFKGDVRDPQGFPTGPFDFLIECSAEPSVLAGLEGSPDYLMHTNLNGAYHCLEKARQWNSGFLFLSTSRVYPMDRLQSHAWQEGATRFEWLDAGVPGISSQGVSEAVDMSGARSLYGFTKYAAELLIEEYRASFNLRTVINRCGVIAGPWQFGKVDQGILSLWVMAHHYGRPLSYIGFGGAGKQVRDFLHVQDLCELILDQIQNFDRWDGWLGNVAGGRDHSASLLELTALCQEIIGRQVPITSNPVTRPADLRLFIGDCQRLFARTPWRPRRNIRQNVSDIAAWVRANEAPLQKL